A region from the Hyla sarda isolate aHylSar1 unplaced genomic scaffold, aHylSar1.hap1 scaffold_18, whole genome shotgun sequence genome encodes:
- the LOC130313968 gene encoding olfactory receptor 5V1-like — MEASNQTSSGRFILLGMANVLYLQVICFITFLMMYMITLSANVLLIIVVLTNSKLHTPMYFFLSNLSVIDICFSSTVVPKILENILSKDRSISLVGCALQMYFHMSLGATECVILAVMAYDRFAAICRPLHYQTIINKKICVCLASISWGGCFAFGIIHTPLTFQLPFCKSHHVNHFFCEMPPFFQLSCKDTRLNEIVMYVAALIIMLCAFCLTLISYVHIIYTICKIQSSEGREKAFSTCSSHLTVVSVFYGTVIFMYMKPRSVYSPEIGKTMSIIYTAVTPMLNPIIYGMKNKDVKDTIKIKLSSQTKK; from the coding sequence ATGGAAGCATCAAATCAAACATCTTCAGGAAGATTCATCCTCCTTGGCATGGCCAATGTCCTGTATCTCCAGGTCATCTGCTTTATTACATTCTTAATGATGTATATGATAACACTGTCAGCGAATGTTCTACTGATCATTGTTGTATTAACTAACTCAAAGCTACACACTCCCATGTATTTTTTCTTGAGTAATCTCTCCGTGATTGACATTTGCTTCTCCTCCACCGTCGTTCCTAAAATTCTAGAAAATATTTTATCCAAGGATAGAAGTATTTCTCTTGTGGGATGTGCACTTCAAATGTATTTCCATATGTCCTTGGGAGCTACAGAGTGTGTCATTCTTGCTGTCATGGCCTATGATCGTTTTGCAGCCATTTGTAGACCATTGCACTACCAAACGATTATTAACAAGAAGATATGTGTTTGTTTAGCTTCTATATCATGGGGTGGGTGCTTTGCTTTTGGCATCATTCATACACCTCTCACTTTTCAATTGCCCTTTTGCAAATCCCATCACGTTAACCACTTCTTCTGCGAGATGCCTCCTTTCTTTCAACTCTCCTGCAAAGATACTCGTCTTAATGAAATTGTCATGTACGTTGCGGCACTTATCATTATGCTGTGTGCTTTCTGCTTGACGTTAATTTCATATGTTCACATCATCTACACCATCTGCAAGATCCAGTCATCAGAAGGGAGAGAAAAAGCTTTCTCGACATGTTCATCCCACCTCACTGTTGTATCTGTGTTCTATGGGACTGTTATCTTTATGTACATGAAACCTCGCTCTGTATACTCTCCTGAAATAGGCAAGACCAtgtctattatatatacagcagtgaccCCAATGTTGAACCCCATCATCTACGGCATGAAGAACAAGGATGTTAAAGACACAATCAAAATTAAGCTTTCTAGTCAAACCAAAAAATAA